A DNA window from Ctenopharyngodon idella isolate HZGC_01 chromosome 10, HZGC01, whole genome shotgun sequence contains the following coding sequences:
- the si:zfos-943e10.1 gene encoding GRAM domain-containing protein 2B isoform X2: MLENKRERLKTFLRKIDESAISRIKHLMKESYAVDTGTIPGKVKKGKTKTKLGSRKALSLEENQLEIQQQAKSLSRPVLPRSHTLDVDRPLERSESLNSRSSFIKHNKTFHKLFPEIPESEDLLHAYICALQKEVPYHGRLYITDSNLCFFSSVLLKDTKVIVPVASVSALKKQNTALLVPNAISVRTADGEKYLFVSLRNREGCYKLLRSVCPQLEDGSANSSPFFSSAENSFDQPKLVNVFLRQQNSSQSSLDDSFEVDGGRVSPQPELPASRLTRENTAAGSNPSTRRSLQERDHSSTEEHTGSSWVWNVTERARSLLIQREVSNLNTLLLVYLILVFLLLLSSGYIGLRIVALEEQLTSLGALPEFTLQSGYKET, translated from the exons CTATGCGGTGGACACTGGGACGATCCCCGGGAAGGTGAAGAAGGGGAAGACGAAAACTAAACTGGGAAGTCGGAAAGCTTTAAGCTTGGAGGAAAACCAGCTCGAGATTCAACAGCAGGCCAAGAGCCTGAGCCGGCCGGTCCTGCCCAG GTCTCACACTCTCGATGTCGACAGACCTCTGGAACGAAGTGAAAGCCTGAACTCTAGAAGT AGTTTCAtaaagcacaacaaaacattCCACAAACTCTTCCCAGAAATCCCAGAAAGCGAGGACTTGCTACATG cctACATCTGTGCGCTGCAGAAGGAAGTGCCTTATCACGGCCGTCTGTACATCACCGACAGCAACCTGTGCTTCTTCTCCTCTGTGCTGCTCAAGGACACGAAG GTGATCGTTCCCGTGGCCAGTGTGAGCGCCCTGAAGAAGCAGAACACCGCGCTGCTCGTGCCCAACGCCATCTCTGTCCGGACGGCCGACGGGGAGAAG taTTTGTTCGTGTCTCTGCGGAACAGAGAAGGGTGTTACAAGCTCCTGCGCTCCGTCTGTCCTCAGCTGGAG GACGGAAGTGCCAACAGCAGCCCTTTCTTCTCCTCGGCCGAGAACAGCTTCGATCAGCCCAAACTCGTG aaCGTGTTTCTCCGGCAGCAGAACTCGAGTCAGTCGAGTCTGGATGACTCTTTCGAGGTGGACGGGGGACGAGTTTCTCCTCAGCCGGAGCTTCCTGCCTCCAGACTCACACGAG AAAACACTGCTGCTGGATCAAACCCGAGCACGAGGAGATCACTGCAGGAGCGAGACCACAGCTCCACCGAAGAGCACACGG GGAGTTCGTGGGTTTGGAACGTGACGGAAAGGGCTCGATCTCTCCTGATCCAGAGGGAAGTCAGTAACCTCAACACGCTGCTCCTCGTCTACCTGATTCT GGTGTTTCTTCTCTTGTTGTCCTCTGGCTATATCGGCCTGCGTATCGTGGCCTTAGAAGAGCAGCTGACGTCTCTCGGAGCCCTTCCCGAATTCACTTTACAAAGCGG gtaCAAAGAAACATAA
- the si:zfos-943e10.1 gene encoding GRAM domain-containing protein 2B isoform X7: protein MNRSLSLRLSRRYGNHLYSYAVDTGTIPGKVKKGKTKTKLGSRKALSLEENQLEIQQQAKSLSRPVLPRSHTLDVDRPLERSESLNSRSSFIKHNKTFHKLFPEIPESEDLLHAYICALQKEVPYHGRLYITDSNLCFFSSVLLKDTKVIVPVASVSALKKQNTALLVPNAISVRTADGEKYLFVSLRNREGCYKLLRSVCPQLEDGSANSSPFFSSAENSFDQPKLVNSSQSSLDDSFEVDGGRVSPQPELPASRLTRENTAAGSNPSTRRSLQERDHSSTEEHTGSSWVWNVTERARSLLIQREVSNLNTLLLVYLILVFLLLLSSGYIGLRIVALEEQLTSLGALPEFTLQSGYKET from the exons ATGAATAGATCTTTGAGTTTACGATTATCTCGCAGATATGGAAATCATCTGTACAG CTATGCGGTGGACACTGGGACGATCCCCGGGAAGGTGAAGAAGGGGAAGACGAAAACTAAACTGGGAAGTCGGAAAGCTTTAAGCTTGGAGGAAAACCAGCTCGAGATTCAACAGCAGGCCAAGAGCCTGAGCCGGCCGGTCCTGCCCAG GTCTCACACTCTCGATGTCGACAGACCTCTGGAACGAAGTGAAAGCCTGAACTCTAGAAGT AGTTTCAtaaagcacaacaaaacattCCACAAACTCTTCCCAGAAATCCCAGAAAGCGAGGACTTGCTACATG cctACATCTGTGCGCTGCAGAAGGAAGTGCCTTATCACGGCCGTCTGTACATCACCGACAGCAACCTGTGCTTCTTCTCCTCTGTGCTGCTCAAGGACACGAAG GTGATCGTTCCCGTGGCCAGTGTGAGCGCCCTGAAGAAGCAGAACACCGCGCTGCTCGTGCCCAACGCCATCTCTGTCCGGACGGCCGACGGGGAGAAG taTTTGTTCGTGTCTCTGCGGAACAGAGAAGGGTGTTACAAGCTCCTGCGCTCCGTCTGTCCTCAGCTGGAG GACGGAAGTGCCAACAGCAGCCCTTTCTTCTCCTCGGCCGAGAACAGCTTCGATCAGCCCAAACTCGTG AACTCGAGTCAGTCGAGTCTGGATGACTCTTTCGAGGTGGACGGGGGACGAGTTTCTCCTCAGCCGGAGCTTCCTGCCTCCAGACTCACACGAG AAAACACTGCTGCTGGATCAAACCCGAGCACGAGGAGATCACTGCAGGAGCGAGACCACAGCTCCACCGAAGAGCACACGG GGAGTTCGTGGGTTTGGAACGTGACGGAAAGGGCTCGATCTCTCCTGATCCAGAGGGAAGTCAGTAACCTCAACACGCTGCTCCTCGTCTACCTGATTCT GGTGTTTCTTCTCTTGTTGTCCTCTGGCTATATCGGCCTGCGTATCGTGGCCTTAGAAGAGCAGCTGACGTCTCTCGGAGCCCTTCCCGAATTCACTTTACAAAGCGG gtaCAAAGAAACATAA
- the gpr35.2 gene encoding G-protein coupled receptor 55: MSNCTLNITAGIQNFQLASLIPTFILGVPGNIYVLVMFFRRPRADWTYMNIYITNMAIADCIVLVLLPIRIASYYENTWKFWDQTNKELCYVLVSVYYVNMYVSIFTITAISVVRYVAIKYPMKARIILSCRNALVVCAVIWLVTCSFSVAFHHVDDPKNNATIKCFQKNKKEELPLVFILVLNIVGFLVPFLIMLFCSVRVIYMLRKQLEVGSRSEKMIQCMFIIAANLIVFVVCFFPVHFGFFLKYIAQAYKYSCDVQSFTHNFVHFAMCVSSMNCALDCFSYYFATRTSWILCCTKKTRNEEYECEYNKVS; this comes from the coding sequence ATGTCCAACTGCACCCTGAACATCACCGCTGGCATCCAGAACTTTCAGCTGGCCTCACTGATTCCCACCTTCATCCTCGGGGTCCCGGGAAACATATACGTCTTAGTGATGTTCTTCCGGCGTCCCAGAGCAGACTGGACCTACATGAACATCTACATCACCAATATGGCCATCGCCGACTGCATCGTGCTGGTGCTTCTTCCCATCCGCATCGCGTCCTACTATGAAAACACCTGGAAATTCTGGGACCAAACGAACAAAGAGCTGTGTTACGTTCTTGTGTCGGTTTATTACGTCAACATGTACGTGAGTATCTTCACCATCACTGCCATAAGTGTGGTGCGGTACGTGGCCATCAAGTACCCCATGAAGGCCAGAATTATTTTGTCTTGTAGAAACGCTCTGGTGGTTTGCGCGGTCATTTGGTTGGTCACGTGCTCGTTTAGCGTGGCTTTCCATCACGTGGATGATCCGAAGAATAACGCCACGATCAAGTGCTTTCAGAAGAATAAAAAAGAGGAGCTGCCGTTGGTGTTCATTCTCGTGCTGAACATCGTCGGGTTCCTCGTGCCGTTTCTCATCATGTTGTTTTGCTCCGTCAGAGTCATTTACATGTTGAGGAAACAGTTGGAAGTCGGGTCCCGTAGCGAGAAGATGATCCAGTGCATGTTCATCATCGCGGCTAACCTGATTGTGTTCGTCGTATGTTTCTTCCCCGTTCACTTCGGGTTTTTCTTGAAGTACATCGCGCAGGCTTATAAGTACAGTTGTGACGTGCAGTCTTTCACACATAATTTTGTTCACTTCGCCATGTGCGTCTCCAGTATGAACTGCGCTTTGGACTGCTTCAGTTATTACTTCGCCACCAGAACTTCTTGGATATTGTGCTGCACGAAAAAAACTAGAAATGAAGAATATGAATGTGAGTATAACAAGGTTTCATGA
- the si:zfos-943e10.1 gene encoding GRAM domain-containing protein 2B isoform X3, with amino-acid sequence MLENKRERLKTFLRKIDESAISRIKHLMKESYAVDTGTIPGKVKKGKTKTKLGSRKALSLEENQLEIQQQAKSLSRPVLPRSHTLDVDRPLERSESLNSRSSFIKHNKTFHKLFPEIPESEDLLHAYICALQKEVPYHGRLYITDSNLCFFSSVLLKDTKVIVPVASVSALKKQNTALLVPNAISVRTADGEKYLFVSLRNREGCYKLLRSVCPQLEDGSANSSPFFSSAENSFDQPKLVQNSSQSSLDDSFEVDGGRVSPQPELPASRLTRENTAAGSNPSTRRSLQERDHSSTEEHTGSSWVWNVTERARSLLIQREVSNLNTLLLVYLILVFLLLLSSGYIGLRIVALEEQLTSLGALPEFTLQSGYKET; translated from the exons CTATGCGGTGGACACTGGGACGATCCCCGGGAAGGTGAAGAAGGGGAAGACGAAAACTAAACTGGGAAGTCGGAAAGCTTTAAGCTTGGAGGAAAACCAGCTCGAGATTCAACAGCAGGCCAAGAGCCTGAGCCGGCCGGTCCTGCCCAG GTCTCACACTCTCGATGTCGACAGACCTCTGGAACGAAGTGAAAGCCTGAACTCTAGAAGT AGTTTCAtaaagcacaacaaaacattCCACAAACTCTTCCCAGAAATCCCAGAAAGCGAGGACTTGCTACATG cctACATCTGTGCGCTGCAGAAGGAAGTGCCTTATCACGGCCGTCTGTACATCACCGACAGCAACCTGTGCTTCTTCTCCTCTGTGCTGCTCAAGGACACGAAG GTGATCGTTCCCGTGGCCAGTGTGAGCGCCCTGAAGAAGCAGAACACCGCGCTGCTCGTGCCCAACGCCATCTCTGTCCGGACGGCCGACGGGGAGAAG taTTTGTTCGTGTCTCTGCGGAACAGAGAAGGGTGTTACAAGCTCCTGCGCTCCGTCTGTCCTCAGCTGGAG GACGGAAGTGCCAACAGCAGCCCTTTCTTCTCCTCGGCCGAGAACAGCTTCGATCAGCCCAAACTCGTG CAGAACTCGAGTCAGTCGAGTCTGGATGACTCTTTCGAGGTGGACGGGGGACGAGTTTCTCCTCAGCCGGAGCTTCCTGCCTCCAGACTCACACGAG AAAACACTGCTGCTGGATCAAACCCGAGCACGAGGAGATCACTGCAGGAGCGAGACCACAGCTCCACCGAAGAGCACACGG GGAGTTCGTGGGTTTGGAACGTGACGGAAAGGGCTCGATCTCTCCTGATCCAGAGGGAAGTCAGTAACCTCAACACGCTGCTCCTCGTCTACCTGATTCT GGTGTTTCTTCTCTTGTTGTCCTCTGGCTATATCGGCCTGCGTATCGTGGCCTTAGAAGAGCAGCTGACGTCTCTCGGAGCCCTTCCCGAATTCACTTTACAAAGCGG gtaCAAAGAAACATAA
- the si:zfos-943e10.1 gene encoding GRAM domain-containing protein 2B isoform X4 produces the protein MDSEKDPSHMDMAVCEDLGSYAVDTGTIPGKVKKGKTKTKLGSRKALSLEENQLEIQQQAKSLSRPVLPRSHTLDVDRPLERSESLNSRSSFIKHNKTFHKLFPEIPESEDLLHAYICALQKEVPYHGRLYITDSNLCFFSSVLLKDTKVIVPVASVSALKKQNTALLVPNAISVRTADGEKYLFVSLRNREGCYKLLRSVCPQLEDGSANSSPFFSSAENSFDQPKLVNVFLRQQNSSQSSLDDSFEVDGGRVSPQPELPASRLTRENTAAGSNPSTRRSLQERDHSSTEEHTGSSWVWNVTERARSLLIQREVSNLNTLLLVYLILVFLLLLSSGYIGLRIVALEEQLTSLGALPEFTLQSGYKET, from the exons CTATGCGGTGGACACTGGGACGATCCCCGGGAAGGTGAAGAAGGGGAAGACGAAAACTAAACTGGGAAGTCGGAAAGCTTTAAGCTTGGAGGAAAACCAGCTCGAGATTCAACAGCAGGCCAAGAGCCTGAGCCGGCCGGTCCTGCCCAG GTCTCACACTCTCGATGTCGACAGACCTCTGGAACGAAGTGAAAGCCTGAACTCTAGAAGT AGTTTCAtaaagcacaacaaaacattCCACAAACTCTTCCCAGAAATCCCAGAAAGCGAGGACTTGCTACATG cctACATCTGTGCGCTGCAGAAGGAAGTGCCTTATCACGGCCGTCTGTACATCACCGACAGCAACCTGTGCTTCTTCTCCTCTGTGCTGCTCAAGGACACGAAG GTGATCGTTCCCGTGGCCAGTGTGAGCGCCCTGAAGAAGCAGAACACCGCGCTGCTCGTGCCCAACGCCATCTCTGTCCGGACGGCCGACGGGGAGAAG taTTTGTTCGTGTCTCTGCGGAACAGAGAAGGGTGTTACAAGCTCCTGCGCTCCGTCTGTCCTCAGCTGGAG GACGGAAGTGCCAACAGCAGCCCTTTCTTCTCCTCGGCCGAGAACAGCTTCGATCAGCCCAAACTCGTG aaCGTGTTTCTCCGGCAGCAGAACTCGAGTCAGTCGAGTCTGGATGACTCTTTCGAGGTGGACGGGGGACGAGTTTCTCCTCAGCCGGAGCTTCCTGCCTCCAGACTCACACGAG AAAACACTGCTGCTGGATCAAACCCGAGCACGAGGAGATCACTGCAGGAGCGAGACCACAGCTCCACCGAAGAGCACACGG GGAGTTCGTGGGTTTGGAACGTGACGGAAAGGGCTCGATCTCTCCTGATCCAGAGGGAAGTCAGTAACCTCAACACGCTGCTCCTCGTCTACCTGATTCT GGTGTTTCTTCTCTTGTTGTCCTCTGGCTATATCGGCCTGCGTATCGTGGCCTTAGAAGAGCAGCTGACGTCTCTCGGAGCCCTTCCCGAATTCACTTTACAAAGCGG gtaCAAAGAAACATAA
- the si:zfos-943e10.1 gene encoding GRAM domain-containing protein 2B isoform X6: MNRSLSLRLSRRYGNHLYSYAVDTGTIPGKVKKGKTKTKLGSRKALSLEENQLEIQQQAKSLSRPVLPRSHTLDVDRPLERSESLNSRSSFIKHNKTFHKLFPEIPESEDLLHAYICALQKEVPYHGRLYITDSNLCFFSSVLLKDTKVIVPVASVSALKKQNTALLVPNAISVRTADGEKYLFVSLRNREGCYKLLRSVCPQLEDGSANSSPFFSSAENSFDQPKLVQNSSQSSLDDSFEVDGGRVSPQPELPASRLTRENTAAGSNPSTRRSLQERDHSSTEEHTGSSWVWNVTERARSLLIQREVSNLNTLLLVYLILVFLLLLSSGYIGLRIVALEEQLTSLGALPEFTLQSGYKET, from the exons ATGAATAGATCTTTGAGTTTACGATTATCTCGCAGATATGGAAATCATCTGTACAG CTATGCGGTGGACACTGGGACGATCCCCGGGAAGGTGAAGAAGGGGAAGACGAAAACTAAACTGGGAAGTCGGAAAGCTTTAAGCTTGGAGGAAAACCAGCTCGAGATTCAACAGCAGGCCAAGAGCCTGAGCCGGCCGGTCCTGCCCAG GTCTCACACTCTCGATGTCGACAGACCTCTGGAACGAAGTGAAAGCCTGAACTCTAGAAGT AGTTTCAtaaagcacaacaaaacattCCACAAACTCTTCCCAGAAATCCCAGAAAGCGAGGACTTGCTACATG cctACATCTGTGCGCTGCAGAAGGAAGTGCCTTATCACGGCCGTCTGTACATCACCGACAGCAACCTGTGCTTCTTCTCCTCTGTGCTGCTCAAGGACACGAAG GTGATCGTTCCCGTGGCCAGTGTGAGCGCCCTGAAGAAGCAGAACACCGCGCTGCTCGTGCCCAACGCCATCTCTGTCCGGACGGCCGACGGGGAGAAG taTTTGTTCGTGTCTCTGCGGAACAGAGAAGGGTGTTACAAGCTCCTGCGCTCCGTCTGTCCTCAGCTGGAG GACGGAAGTGCCAACAGCAGCCCTTTCTTCTCCTCGGCCGAGAACAGCTTCGATCAGCCCAAACTCGTG CAGAACTCGAGTCAGTCGAGTCTGGATGACTCTTTCGAGGTGGACGGGGGACGAGTTTCTCCTCAGCCGGAGCTTCCTGCCTCCAGACTCACACGAG AAAACACTGCTGCTGGATCAAACCCGAGCACGAGGAGATCACTGCAGGAGCGAGACCACAGCTCCACCGAAGAGCACACGG GGAGTTCGTGGGTTTGGAACGTGACGGAAAGGGCTCGATCTCTCCTGATCCAGAGGGAAGTCAGTAACCTCAACACGCTGCTCCTCGTCTACCTGATTCT GGTGTTTCTTCTCTTGTTGTCCTCTGGCTATATCGGCCTGCGTATCGTGGCCTTAGAAGAGCAGCTGACGTCTCTCGGAGCCCTTCCCGAATTCACTTTACAAAGCGG gtaCAAAGAAACATAA
- the gpr35.1 gene encoding G-protein coupled receptor 35.1 gives MSNCTLNVTNTVLYLQAVTSIPTFILGVLGNIFVLVVFCRRRRAEWTYMNIYITNMSIADCVLLVFLPVKIYFYDKPLDGKLMGLCNCVLSVYYINMYVSIFTITAISVVRYVAIKYPLKARQIFCRRNALVVCSLIWFTIGCISPIYFVTDSSNDKSKCFQRVREGLSLHFVLLLIIVGFLLPFMIMMYCSVRIIYTLRKQLNIGSRSEKIQCMFIIAANFIVFVICFFPVHLGYIVKYIVQYDYGTPEDNYSCDDKQLAHNFLHSTLSISSMNCGLDCFSYFFATKTSWNMCRANLNKKEERANTCDTVSDQISKTT, from the coding sequence ATGTCCAACTGCACCCTTAACGTCACCAACACAGTCCTGTACCTACAAGCAGTCACTTCGATACCCACCTTCATCCTCGGGGTCCTGGGAAACATATTCGTCCTGGTGGTGTTCTGCCGGCGTCGCAGAGCAGAATGGACCTACATGAACATCTACATCACCAATATGTCCATCGCAGACTGCGTTCTGTTGGTGTTCCTTCCCGTTAAGATCTATTTCTACGACAAGCCATTGGACGGGAAATTAATGGGACTGTGTAATTGTGTGTTGTCGGTTTATTACATCAACATGTACGTGAGTATCTTCACCATCACTGCCATAAGTGTGGTGCGGTACGTGGCCATCAAGTACCCCTTGAAGGCCAGGCAAATTTTCTGTCGTAGGAATGCTCTGGTGGTTTGTTCGCTCATATGGTTCACCATTGGCTGCATCAGCCCGATTTACTTCGTGACAGACTCTAGTAACGATAAAAGCAAGTGCTTCCAGAGGGTCAGAGAAGGCCTGTCGTTGCATTTCGTCTTGTTGTTGATCATCGTTGGGTTCCTCTTGCCATTTATGATCATGATGTACTGCTCCGTCAGGATCATTTACACTCTGCGTAAGCAGTTGAACATCGGATCCCGTTCGGAAAAGATCCAATGCATGTTCATCATCGCGGCCAATTTCATTGTGTTTGTCATATGCTTTTTCCCCGTCCACTTGGGTTACATTGTTAAATACATCGTGCAATACGACTACGGAACACCAGAGGATAACTACAGCTGCGACGATAAGCAGCTCGCGCACAACTTCCTGCACAGCACTCTTTCCATTTCCAGTATGAACTGCGGTTTGGActgctttagctatttttttGCCACCAAAACCTCATGGAATATGTGCCGCGCAAAcctaaataaaaaagaagaacgTGCAAATACCTGTGACACGGTTTCAGATCAAATTAGCAAGACtacttaa
- the si:zfos-943e10.1 gene encoding GRAM domain-containing protein 2B isoform X1 produces the protein MLENKRERLKTFLRKIDESAISRIKHLMKESYAVDTGTIPGKVKKGKTKTKLGSRKALSLEENQLEIQQQAKSLSRPVLPRSHTLDVDRPLERSESLNSRSSFIKHNKTFHKLFPEIPESEDLLHAYICALQKEVPYHGRLYITDSNLCFFSSVLLKDTKVIVPVASVSALKKQNTALLVPNAISVRTADGEKYLFVSLRNREGCYKLLRSVCPQLEDGSANSSPFFSSAENSFDQPKLVNSSQSSLDDSFEVDGGRVSPQPELPASRLTRENTAAGSNPSTRRSLQERDHSSTEEHTGSSWVWNVTERARSLLIQREVSNLNTLLLVYLILVFLLLLSSGYIGLRIVALEEQLTSLGALPEFTLQSGYKET, from the exons CTATGCGGTGGACACTGGGACGATCCCCGGGAAGGTGAAGAAGGGGAAGACGAAAACTAAACTGGGAAGTCGGAAAGCTTTAAGCTTGGAGGAAAACCAGCTCGAGATTCAACAGCAGGCCAAGAGCCTGAGCCGGCCGGTCCTGCCCAG GTCTCACACTCTCGATGTCGACAGACCTCTGGAACGAAGTGAAAGCCTGAACTCTAGAAGT AGTTTCAtaaagcacaacaaaacattCCACAAACTCTTCCCAGAAATCCCAGAAAGCGAGGACTTGCTACATG cctACATCTGTGCGCTGCAGAAGGAAGTGCCTTATCACGGCCGTCTGTACATCACCGACAGCAACCTGTGCTTCTTCTCCTCTGTGCTGCTCAAGGACACGAAG GTGATCGTTCCCGTGGCCAGTGTGAGCGCCCTGAAGAAGCAGAACACCGCGCTGCTCGTGCCCAACGCCATCTCTGTCCGGACGGCCGACGGGGAGAAG taTTTGTTCGTGTCTCTGCGGAACAGAGAAGGGTGTTACAAGCTCCTGCGCTCCGTCTGTCCTCAGCTGGAG GACGGAAGTGCCAACAGCAGCCCTTTCTTCTCCTCGGCCGAGAACAGCTTCGATCAGCCCAAACTCGTG AACTCGAGTCAGTCGAGTCTGGATGACTCTTTCGAGGTGGACGGGGGACGAGTTTCTCCTCAGCCGGAGCTTCCTGCCTCCAGACTCACACGAG AAAACACTGCTGCTGGATCAAACCCGAGCACGAGGAGATCACTGCAGGAGCGAGACCACAGCTCCACCGAAGAGCACACGG GGAGTTCGTGGGTTTGGAACGTGACGGAAAGGGCTCGATCTCTCCTGATCCAGAGGGAAGTCAGTAACCTCAACACGCTGCTCCTCGTCTACCTGATTCT GGTGTTTCTTCTCTTGTTGTCCTCTGGCTATATCGGCCTGCGTATCGTGGCCTTAGAAGAGCAGCTGACGTCTCTCGGAGCCCTTCCCGAATTCACTTTACAAAGCGG gtaCAAAGAAACATAA
- the si:zfos-943e10.1 gene encoding GRAM domain-containing protein 2B isoform X5, with the protein MNRSLSLRLSRRYGNHLYSYAVDTGTIPGKVKKGKTKTKLGSRKALSLEENQLEIQQQAKSLSRPVLPRSHTLDVDRPLERSESLNSRSSFIKHNKTFHKLFPEIPESEDLLHAYICALQKEVPYHGRLYITDSNLCFFSSVLLKDTKVIVPVASVSALKKQNTALLVPNAISVRTADGEKYLFVSLRNREGCYKLLRSVCPQLEDGSANSSPFFSSAENSFDQPKLVNVFLRQQNSSQSSLDDSFEVDGGRVSPQPELPASRLTRENTAAGSNPSTRRSLQERDHSSTEEHTGSSWVWNVTERARSLLIQREVSNLNTLLLVYLILVFLLLLSSGYIGLRIVALEEQLTSLGALPEFTLQSGYKET; encoded by the exons ATGAATAGATCTTTGAGTTTACGATTATCTCGCAGATATGGAAATCATCTGTACAG CTATGCGGTGGACACTGGGACGATCCCCGGGAAGGTGAAGAAGGGGAAGACGAAAACTAAACTGGGAAGTCGGAAAGCTTTAAGCTTGGAGGAAAACCAGCTCGAGATTCAACAGCAGGCCAAGAGCCTGAGCCGGCCGGTCCTGCCCAG GTCTCACACTCTCGATGTCGACAGACCTCTGGAACGAAGTGAAAGCCTGAACTCTAGAAGT AGTTTCAtaaagcacaacaaaacattCCACAAACTCTTCCCAGAAATCCCAGAAAGCGAGGACTTGCTACATG cctACATCTGTGCGCTGCAGAAGGAAGTGCCTTATCACGGCCGTCTGTACATCACCGACAGCAACCTGTGCTTCTTCTCCTCTGTGCTGCTCAAGGACACGAAG GTGATCGTTCCCGTGGCCAGTGTGAGCGCCCTGAAGAAGCAGAACACCGCGCTGCTCGTGCCCAACGCCATCTCTGTCCGGACGGCCGACGGGGAGAAG taTTTGTTCGTGTCTCTGCGGAACAGAGAAGGGTGTTACAAGCTCCTGCGCTCCGTCTGTCCTCAGCTGGAG GACGGAAGTGCCAACAGCAGCCCTTTCTTCTCCTCGGCCGAGAACAGCTTCGATCAGCCCAAACTCGTG aaCGTGTTTCTCCGGCAGCAGAACTCGAGTCAGTCGAGTCTGGATGACTCTTTCGAGGTGGACGGGGGACGAGTTTCTCCTCAGCCGGAGCTTCCTGCCTCCAGACTCACACGAG AAAACACTGCTGCTGGATCAAACCCGAGCACGAGGAGATCACTGCAGGAGCGAGACCACAGCTCCACCGAAGAGCACACGG GGAGTTCGTGGGTTTGGAACGTGACGGAAAGGGCTCGATCTCTCCTGATCCAGAGGGAAGTCAGTAACCTCAACACGCTGCTCCTCGTCTACCTGATTCT GGTGTTTCTTCTCTTGTTGTCCTCTGGCTATATCGGCCTGCGTATCGTGGCCTTAGAAGAGCAGCTGACGTCTCTCGGAGCCCTTCCCGAATTCACTTTACAAAGCGG gtaCAAAGAAACATAA